Proteins from a single region of Paraburkholderia sp. PGU19:
- a CDS encoding MFS transporter, with product MSTPGAVAAGSRDDKLTATADIIKKVTWRLMPLIMICYLFAFFDRINISFAKFQLQSDLGFSDTAYGLGASLFVIGYVLFEVPSNMLLYKVGARRWIARIMISWGLATAAMVFVQNEWQFYGLRFVIGAMEAGFAPGVLYYLTLWFPASYRGRVTSLLFLASAFSGLVGAPLSGLVLGQMDGVFGIRGWHWLFMLGGLPCIVLGILVLKVLKDRIEDAGWLSPAEKTYLSSQIAQQAQPTTQGHSLLGAIRTPGFLTLGLIYFLIQIASYGLNFWAPHLIRVAGTQSPTIIGLLTAVPYICGAICMVIVGRLSDASGERRKFVSGLLVMAAVGFFAAGFFDKQTVMLVVALAVLGAGVIASIPAFWALPPKLVTGAGAAGGIALINTLGQLGGIVSPVMVGRVRDVTGSTTPALYVIGALSLLCALIILYGLPQSLRQKDHTGRAA from the coding sequence ATGAGCACACCAGGCGCAGTCGCGGCGGGCAGCCGTGACGACAAACTAACGGCCACGGCCGACATCATCAAAAAGGTCACATGGCGGCTCATGCCGCTCATCATGATCTGCTATCTGTTCGCGTTCTTCGACCGTATCAACATCAGCTTCGCGAAGTTCCAGCTGCAAAGCGACCTCGGCTTTTCGGATACGGCATACGGCCTCGGCGCGAGTCTGTTCGTGATCGGCTACGTGCTGTTCGAAGTGCCCAGCAACATGCTGCTGTACAAGGTCGGCGCGCGCAGATGGATTGCGCGGATCATGATTTCGTGGGGTCTCGCGACGGCCGCGATGGTGTTCGTCCAGAACGAATGGCAGTTCTACGGTCTGCGTTTCGTGATCGGCGCAATGGAAGCGGGCTTCGCGCCCGGCGTGCTCTACTATCTGACGCTGTGGTTTCCGGCGAGCTATCGCGGACGCGTGACGTCGCTGCTGTTTCTCGCATCGGCGTTCTCGGGTCTTGTCGGTGCGCCGCTCTCGGGTCTGGTGCTCGGTCAGATGGACGGCGTGTTCGGCATTCGCGGCTGGCATTGGCTCTTCATGCTCGGCGGCCTGCCATGCATCGTGCTCGGCATTCTCGTGCTCAAGGTGCTGAAGGATCGTATCGAAGACGCGGGCTGGCTGTCGCCTGCCGAGAAGACGTATCTGTCGAGCCAGATCGCGCAGCAAGCGCAGCCGACCACGCAGGGCCACTCGCTGCTCGGCGCGATCCGCACGCCCGGTTTCCTCACACTCGGCTTGATCTACTTCCTGATTCAGATCGCGTCTTATGGCCTGAATTTCTGGGCACCGCATCTGATCCGCGTCGCGGGTACGCAAAGCCCGACCATCATCGGTCTGCTGACGGCCGTGCCTTATATCTGCGGCGCGATCTGCATGGTGATCGTGGGACGTTTGTCGGATGCATCGGGCGAGCGCCGCAAGTTCGTGAGCGGGCTGCTCGTGATGGCGGCGGTCGGTTTCTTTGCTGCGGGCTTCTTCGACAAGCAGACGGTGATGCTCGTCGTCGCACTTGCAGTGCTCGGCGCAGGCGTGATCGCTTCGATTCCCGCGTTCTGGGCGCTGCCGCCGAAGCTCGTCACGGGCGCGGGCGCTGCGGGCGGTATCGCGCTGATCAATACGCTGGGTCAGTTGGGCGGTATCGTCAGCCCGGTGATGGTGGGCCGCGTGCGCGACGTGACGGGTAGCACGACGCCTGCGCTGTATGTGATCGGCGCGTTGAGTTTGCTCTGCGCGTTGATCATTCTGTATGGCCTGCCGCAATCGCTGCGTCAGAAGGATCACACGGGGCGCGCTGCTTGA
- a CDS encoding hydroxymethylglutaryl-CoA lyase codes for MNFERETCDKLIVQEVAPRDGLQIEPTWVETTDKIALIDQLSTAGFTRIEAGSFVSPKAIPALRDGEAVFTQIERRAGVIFVALVPNVKGAERALNAHADELNLVMSASQTHNRANMRMSCEASLVAFGDIVRLAKHFPVSLNATVATAFGCPFEGKIDEDRVVSIVDTYREMGIDGITLADTTGMANPRQVARLVKRVLQRVPADALTLHFHNTRGLGLANVLAAYEVGARRFDAALGGLGGCPFAPGASGNICTEDLVNLCDEIGIPTGIDLPKLIALSRTLPALLGHDVPGQLMKAGRNCDVHPVPDYVRAI; via the coding sequence ATGAACTTCGAACGCGAAACATGCGACAAGCTGATCGTGCAGGAAGTCGCGCCGCGCGACGGCTTGCAGATCGAACCGACGTGGGTCGAAACGACCGACAAGATCGCGCTGATCGATCAACTGTCGACAGCGGGCTTTACGCGCATCGAGGCCGGCTCGTTCGTCTCGCCGAAAGCGATCCCCGCGTTGCGTGACGGCGAAGCGGTGTTCACGCAGATTGAGCGCCGCGCAGGCGTGATCTTCGTTGCGCTGGTGCCGAACGTGAAGGGCGCCGAGCGCGCGCTGAATGCACATGCGGATGAACTGAACCTCGTGATGTCCGCGAGCCAGACGCACAACCGCGCGAACATGCGGATGAGTTGCGAAGCGTCGCTGGTCGCATTCGGCGATATCGTGCGGCTCGCGAAGCATTTCCCCGTGTCGCTGAATGCGACGGTGGCGACGGCGTTCGGTTGCCCGTTCGAAGGCAAGATCGACGAAGACCGTGTGGTGTCGATTGTCGATACGTACCGTGAAATGGGCATCGACGGCATCACGCTCGCTGATACGACGGGCATGGCGAATCCGCGCCAGGTCGCGCGGCTCGTCAAGCGCGTGCTGCAACGCGTGCCCGCCGACGCGCTCACGCTGCACTTCCACAACACGCGCGGCCTCGGCCTCGCGAACGTGCTGGCCGCGTATGAAGTGGGCGCACGCCGTTTCGATGCAGCGCTCGGCGGCCTGGGCGGCTGCCCGTTTGCGCCGGGCGCGTCGGGCAACATCTGCACGGAAGACCTCGTCAACCTGTGCGACGAGATCGGCATTCCGACAGGCATCGATCTGCCGAAGCTGATCGCGCTGTCGCGCACGCTGCCTGCCTTGCTCGGCCATGACGTGCCAGGCCAACTGATGAAAGCGGGCCGCAATTGCGACGTGCATCCCGTGCCGGACTACGTGCGCGCCATCTGA
- a CDS encoding CaiB/BaiF CoA-transferase family protein yields MSGPLQGIRVVEIGTLIAAPFAARLLAEFGAEVIKIEAPETGDPLRKWRKLHEGTSLWWYLQSRNKKSICVNLKSQEGADVVKRLAADADVVIENLRPGALEKLGLGWDVLHAINPKLTMVRISGYGQTGPYRDRPGFGAIGEAMGGIRYTTGEVEGAPARVGVSLGDSLASLHGVIGALMSLLRVKTGQGDGQVVDVSLVESVFNLMESLVPEYDLLGHVRERSGGALPGIAPSNTYRTEDGGFVVIAGNSDPIFKRLMQVIGRADLADDPALARNDGRVAQSAMLDAAITAWTSHQSIDDVLAALERAEVPSGRIYSVADIVADPHYQAREMLLKADLPGGASVKMPGIVPKLSETPGEVHWQGPALGEHTSSVLSDLGYEQGEIERLRREGAVQ; encoded by the coding sequence ATGAGTGGTCCGTTACAGGGTATTCGCGTCGTCGAGATCGGCACGCTGATCGCGGCGCCGTTCGCCGCGCGCCTGCTCGCCGAGTTCGGCGCCGAAGTCATCAAGATCGAAGCACCCGAAACGGGCGACCCGCTGCGCAAATGGCGCAAGCTGCATGAAGGCACCTCGCTCTGGTGGTATCTGCAATCGCGCAACAAGAAGTCGATCTGCGTAAATCTCAAGTCGCAAGAAGGCGCCGACGTCGTCAAACGTCTGGCCGCCGACGCCGACGTCGTCATCGAAAACCTGCGCCCCGGCGCGCTCGAAAAGCTCGGCCTCGGCTGGGACGTGCTGCACGCGATCAACCCCAAGCTGACGATGGTCCGCATCTCCGGCTATGGCCAGACGGGCCCGTATCGCGATCGTCCGGGCTTCGGCGCGATCGGCGAAGCAATGGGCGGCATCCGCTATACGACGGGTGAAGTCGAGGGCGCGCCCGCTCGCGTCGGCGTCAGCCTCGGCGATTCGCTCGCGTCGCTGCACGGCGTGATCGGCGCGCTGATGTCGCTGCTGCGCGTGAAGACGGGGCAGGGCGATGGACAGGTCGTGGACGTGTCGCTCGTCGAAAGCGTCTTCAACCTGATGGAAAGCCTCGTGCCCGAATACGATCTGCTCGGCCATGTACGCGAGCGCAGCGGTGGCGCGCTGCCGGGCATCGCGCCGTCGAACACGTATCGCACGGAAGATGGCGGCTTTGTCGTGATCGCGGGCAATAGCGATCCGATCTTCAAGCGCCTGATGCAGGTGATCGGCCGCGCCGATCTCGCCGACGATCCCGCGCTCGCTCGCAACGACGGCCGCGTCGCGCAAAGCGCGATGCTCGATGCCGCGATCACCGCGTGGACCTCCCATCAATCGATCGACGACGTGCTGGCCGCGCTCGAACGCGCCGAAGTGCCGTCGGGCCGCATCTATTCGGTGGCCGACATTGTCGCCGATCCGCATTATCAGGCGCGCGAGATGTTGCTGAAGGCCGATTTGCCGGGCGGCGCGTCGGTGAAGATGCCGGGCATCGTGCCGAAACTGTCGGAGACGCCGGGCGAAGTGCACTGGCAAGGTCCGGCGCTCGGCGAGCATACGTCGAGCGTGCTCTCTGATCTCGGCTATGAGCAAGGCGAAATCGAGCGGCTGCGCCGCGAAGGAGCTGTGCAATGA
- a CDS encoding LysR family transcriptional regulator, with amino-acid sequence MVLKNLLRRLDLTTLQLFIAVYEEGTLTRAAEREAIAVSAASKRLLELEQAVGATLFQRNARGMTLTPAGETLLHHARRVMRGIENIGIELAGHASGVRGYVRMMANLSAIVEFLPEDLRAFLAVNDRVKIDLEERPSGGVVEAVADSLADLGICSGEADARGLEVTHYRHDRLCVVMRDDHPLAGRTSVAFEETLDSDHVGLHSASSINARTHMAARQAGKALKLRIHVPGFDAVCRMVQAGMGVGVLPVNVYRIMGRPLGLVSVALEDEWSERSLIIVTRDSARLSPVARLLFDHLSSVEALSGKA; translated from the coding sequence ATGGTCCTGAAGAACCTGCTTCGCCGCCTCGACCTCACCACGCTGCAACTGTTCATCGCCGTTTATGAGGAAGGCACGCTGACGCGCGCCGCGGAACGCGAGGCCATCGCCGTCTCCGCAGCGAGCAAGCGGCTGCTCGAACTGGAGCAGGCCGTTGGCGCGACGCTGTTTCAGCGCAACGCGCGCGGCATGACGCTTACGCCTGCCGGCGAAACGCTGCTGCATCACGCGCGCCGCGTGATGCGCGGCATCGAGAACATCGGTATCGAACTCGCGGGCCACGCGAGCGGCGTGCGTGGCTATGTGCGGATGATGGCGAACCTGTCCGCGATCGTCGAGTTCTTGCCCGAAGATCTGCGCGCCTTTCTCGCCGTCAACGACCGCGTGAAGATCGATCTCGAAGAGCGCCCAAGCGGCGGCGTGGTCGAGGCCGTAGCCGACAGTCTCGCCGACCTCGGCATCTGTTCCGGCGAAGCCGACGCGCGCGGTCTCGAAGTCACGCATTACCGGCACGACCGGCTGTGCGTCGTGATGCGCGACGACCATCCGCTGGCCGGCCGAACGAGCGTCGCGTTCGAAGAGACGCTCGACAGCGATCACGTCGGCCTGCATTCGGCCAGTTCGATCAACGCGCGCACGCACATGGCCGCGCGCCAGGCGGGCAAGGCGCTGAAGCTGCGCATCCATGTGCCGGGCTTCGACGCCGTGTGCCGGATGGTGCAGGCGGGCATGGGCGTCGGCGTGCTCCCCGTCAACGTGTATCGCATCATGGGGCGGCCGCTGGGCCTCGTGTCGGTTGCGCTCGAAGACGAATGGTCGGAGCGCAGCCTCATCATCGTGACGCGCGATTCGGCGCGTCTGTCGCCCGTCGCGCGGCTGCTGTTCGACCATCTGAGTTCCGTCGAAGCCTTATCCGGCAAGGCTTAG
- a CDS encoding GlxA family transcriptional regulator yields the protein MPSVAIAIFPGVQALDVAGPLDVFAEANLFIDGKDRYEVALLAADGEPLRASNGIRLVADETFDQQRSMFDLALIAGGPALPESTPDARLTHWLAAVASQCERYGSICTGAFALGHAGLLDDRNVTTHWQHAQQLAAQFPKARVDFDRIYLRDERLVTSAGVTAGIDLALALVTEDHGPQTALKVAKRLVVFSQRQGGQSQFSPYLTAPADETSPVAKIQAHVMANIRDNFTVRQLADVAGMSARNFARIFVQETGVTPHEFVERARMDAARKLLESSGAALKTIAYDCGFGTADRMRIVFTKRIGATPKQYRERFRHE from the coding sequence ATGCCGAGCGTTGCCATAGCGATCTTTCCGGGCGTCCAGGCGCTGGATGTCGCCGGTCCTCTCGATGTGTTCGCCGAGGCGAATCTGTTCATCGACGGCAAGGACCGCTATGAAGTGGCGCTGCTCGCCGCGGACGGCGAACCGTTGCGCGCGTCGAACGGCATCCGGCTCGTCGCCGATGAAACCTTCGATCAGCAGCGCAGCATGTTCGATCTCGCGTTGATCGCAGGCGGTCCCGCCTTGCCGGAGAGCACGCCCGACGCGCGTCTCACGCACTGGCTCGCGGCCGTCGCGTCGCAATGTGAACGTTACGGCTCGATCTGCACGGGCGCGTTCGCGTTGGGCCATGCTGGCTTGCTCGACGATCGCAACGTCACGACGCACTGGCAGCACGCGCAGCAGCTCGCGGCGCAGTTTCCGAAAGCGCGCGTCGATTTTGACCGCATCTATCTGCGCGACGAACGGCTCGTGACGTCGGCGGGCGTGACGGCGGGCATCGACCTCGCGCTGGCGCTCGTAACCGAAGATCACGGCCCGCAGACGGCGTTGAAGGTCGCGAAACGCCTCGTGGTGTTTTCGCAGCGCCAGGGCGGGCAGTCGCAATTCAGCCCTTACCTCACTGCGCCCGCCGACGAAACGTCGCCTGTTGCGAAGATCCAGGCGCATGTGATGGCGAACATCCGTGACAACTTCACGGTCAGGCAACTCGCCGATGTGGCGGGCATGAGCGCGCGCAATTTCGCGCGCATCTTCGTGCAGGAAACGGGCGTGACGCCGCATGAGTTCGTCGAGCGGGCGCGGATGGACGCGGCGCGCAAGCTGCTCGAAAGCAGCGGCGCGGCGCTCAAGACGATCGCCTACGATTGCGGCTTCGGCACGGCTGACCGCATGCGCATCGTGTTCACGAAGCGCATCGGCGCGACGCCGAAACAGTACCGCGAGCGCTTTCGGCACGAATGA
- a CDS encoding SDR family oxidoreductase has product MNATTSVRAIVTGHTRGLGEALAQRLLAQGIAVLGISRSRNEALANQAGFEQIAVDLADAEHLTQFLAGDTLRNFLKGAQTVLLFNNAGTVQPIGPIEAQDVAAIAQAVTLNVSAPLMLASAFATASPDAGDRRIVHISSGAARHPYSGWSIYCATKAALDHHARSVALDQNRALRICSVAPGVVDTNMQAEIRSTGLEKFPMREKFEELKRSGKLATPEESAGKLVDYVLSDTFGAVATADVRELPQG; this is encoded by the coding sequence ATGAACGCTACTACTTCCGTTCGCGCCATCGTTACCGGCCATACGCGCGGTCTCGGCGAGGCGCTCGCGCAACGCCTGCTTGCACAAGGCATCGCCGTGCTCGGCATTTCGCGCTCGCGCAACGAAGCGCTCGCGAATCAGGCGGGCTTCGAGCAGATCGCGGTCGATCTGGCGGATGCTGAACACCTGACACAATTTCTCGCTGGCGACACGTTGCGCAACTTTCTGAAAGGCGCACAAACCGTGTTGCTGTTCAACAATGCGGGCACGGTGCAGCCGATCGGCCCTATCGAAGCGCAAGACGTTGCCGCGATTGCGCAAGCCGTGACGCTCAACGTGTCGGCGCCATTGATGCTGGCGAGCGCGTTCGCCACGGCGAGCCCGGATGCGGGCGACCGGCGCATCGTGCATATTTCCAGCGGCGCGGCGCGCCATCCGTATTCGGGCTGGAGTATTTACTGCGCGACGAAGGCCGCGCTCGATCATCATGCGCGCTCCGTCGCGCTCGACCAGAACCGCGCACTGCGCATTTGCAGTGTCGCGCCGGGTGTCGTCGATACGAACATGCAGGCGGAGATTCGCTCGACAGGCCTGGAGAAATTCCCGATGCGCGAGAAGTTCGAAGAACTGAAGCGCAGCGGGAAGCTGGCGACGCCGGAAGAGTCTGCGGGCAAGCTGGTCGATTACGTGTTGAGCGATACGTTTGGGGCAGTGGCGACGGCGGATGTGAGGGAGTTGCCGCAGGGGTGA
- a CDS encoding MFS transporter, whose translation MSTIDNTFEAHSSAGVSHPATRGSIIARLERLPANAMLVRARILIGLATFFDGFDVIAIAATLPILIGKWHLTPWDVGLMIGASSVGQLIGAFLFPWYAERHGRVKAIALSSGVIGVTSIACGFAPTFAVFFVLRIVQGIGLGGELPVAATYINEICRAHGRGRFVLLYEIVFPVGLLASNALGAWIVPRFGWETMYFIGGMPLILFFVLRKLVPESPRWLAERGRMNEAADAVHAFERTAKTALPPMEDPAGFEAMAARHPKRKMSDLFGKAYWKRSAAVAMLWMTCGVIQYGLSTWLPTIYRTVYHAPLQLALNLAVAASVLGVLGSLLCAMLVDKVGRKPIINWSFMLCALSLVLAGVFHDASVYVVATCCAFALGWLACGFITAYVYTPELYPTSIRAFGCGVGGAWLKLAAIFAPTLVSKTMVGGNLDMAFYLLAVVPFCAALVVKFLGIETKGKVLEQLEA comes from the coding sequence ATGAGCACTATCGACAATACGTTTGAGGCACACAGCAGCGCCGGTGTCTCCCATCCCGCGACGCGCGGCTCGATCATTGCGCGGCTCGAACGATTGCCCGCGAACGCAATGCTGGTGCGCGCGCGCATACTGATCGGTCTCGCGACGTTCTTCGACGGCTTCGACGTCATCGCGATCGCCGCGACGCTGCCGATCCTGATCGGCAAATGGCATCTGACGCCGTGGGACGTGGGCCTGATGATCGGCGCGAGCTCGGTTGGTCAGCTGATCGGTGCGTTTCTGTTTCCGTGGTATGCGGAGCGTCATGGCCGCGTGAAGGCGATTGCACTGAGTTCGGGCGTGATCGGCGTGACGAGTATTGCGTGCGGCTTCGCGCCGACGTTCGCCGTGTTCTTCGTGTTGCGCATCGTGCAGGGCATCGGGCTTGGCGGCGAGTTGCCCGTGGCCGCGACATACATCAATGAAATCTGCCGGGCGCATGGGCGCGGGCGCTTCGTGCTGTTGTACGAGATCGTGTTCCCGGTCGGCCTGCTTGCTTCGAATGCATTGGGCGCGTGGATCGTGCCGCGCTTCGGCTGGGAGACGATGTACTTTATCGGCGGCATGCCGTTGATTCTGTTCTTCGTGTTGCGCAAGCTGGTACCCGAATCGCCGCGCTGGCTTGCTGAACGTGGCCGCATGAACGAAGCCGCCGATGCCGTGCACGCGTTCGAACGTACTGCCAAAACCGCGTTGCCGCCGATGGAAGATCCCGCCGGTTTCGAAGCGATGGCTGCGCGTCACCCGAAGCGCAAGATGAGCGATCTGTTCGGCAAGGCGTACTGGAAGCGCTCGGCGGCGGTCGCGATGCTGTGGATGACGTGTGGCGTGATCCAGTATGGTCTGTCGACGTGGCTGCCGACGATTTATCGCACGGTGTATCACGCGCCGTTGCAGCTCGCGCTGAATCTGGCTGTTGCCGCTTCCGTGCTCGGCGTGCTCGGTTCGCTGCTGTGCGCGATGCTCGTCGATAAGGTCGGACGTAAGCCGATCATCAACTGGTCATTCATGTTGTGCGCGTTGTCGCTGGTGCTGGCGGGCGTGTTCCATGACGCTTCCGTTTATGTGGTCGCGACGTGCTGTGCGTTCGCGCTCGGCTGGCTGGCGTGTGGGTTCATCACGGCTTATGTGTACACGCCTGAGTTGTATCCGACGAGTATCCGCGCGTTTGGGTGCGGCGTCGGCGGCGCGTGGCTGAAGCTTGCGGCGATCTTTGCGCCGACGCTGGTGTCGAAGACGATGGTCGGTGGGAATCTCGATATGGCGTTTTATTTGCTGGCTGTTGTGCCGTTTTGCGCGGCGCTGGTCGTGAAGTTTCTTGGGATCGAGACGAAGGGGAAGGTGCTGGAGCAACTGGAGGCTTAA
- a CDS encoding FAD-dependent oxidoreductase, translated as MTDAAISNVASNADAPQTIVVIGGGQAAGWVVKTLRKTGFEGRLVMIADEIHLPYERPPLSKAVLSGDANIDTVRLFASDDFASLNVEAWQPDVATQIDRAQRVVRTQSGREVQYDRLVIATGGAARKLPASLVKTDHIAYLRTLDEASALGERLRASKHVLVIGGGWIGLEVAATARKLGVAATVVEGAPRLCARSVPPFASDFLLDLHRSNGVDVRLSAALTSLDTHPEDASKVRATLADGTCIDADFAVAGIGLTPHTSIAEAAGLPVNDGIVVDEHGMTNDPRIFACGDVANHPSAWLKRRVRLESWANAQNQAIVAAKAALGQFEPYAEIPWFWSDQYDVNLQILGDIPADAELVVRGDVSARRATLFHVADGGVRGVIAINTPRDLKLARKWMTQGRTVDVAALADADKALA; from the coding sequence ATGACTGACGCTGCCATTTCAAACGTTGCCAGCAACGCGGACGCACCGCAAACGATCGTCGTGATCGGCGGCGGCCAGGCTGCGGGCTGGGTCGTGAAGACGCTGCGCAAGACGGGCTTCGAAGGCCGTCTCGTGATGATCGCGGATGAAATCCATCTGCCGTACGAGCGGCCGCCGTTGTCGAAAGCGGTGCTGTCGGGTGATGCCAATATCGACACGGTGCGCCTCTTCGCAAGCGACGATTTCGCTTCGCTCAATGTCGAAGCCTGGCAACCGGACGTTGCGACGCAGATCGACCGCGCGCAACGCGTCGTGCGCACGCAATCGGGCCGCGAAGTGCAGTACGACCGGCTCGTGATCGCAACGGGCGGCGCGGCGCGCAAGTTGCCAGCATCGTTGGTGAAGACGGATCACATCGCGTATCTGCGCACGTTGGACGAAGCGTCCGCGCTCGGCGAGCGTTTGCGCGCGAGCAAGCATGTGCTCGTGATCGGCGGCGGCTGGATCGGTCTCGAAGTCGCGGCGACCGCGCGCAAGCTCGGTGTGGCGGCGACGGTGGTAGAAGGAGCGCCGCGTCTGTGTGCGCGTTCGGTGCCGCCTTTCGCGTCGGACTTCCTGCTCGATCTGCATCGCTCGAATGGCGTCGATGTGCGTTTGTCAGCTGCATTGACTTCGCTCGATACGCATCCTGAAGACGCAAGCAAAGTGCGCGCGACGCTCGCGGACGGCACATGCATCGATGCCGATTTCGCCGTGGCGGGCATCGGGCTCACACCGCATACATCGATTGCCGAAGCGGCGGGTTTGCCTGTGAACGACGGCATCGTCGTCGACGAACACGGCATGACGAACGACCCGCGCATCTTCGCTTGCGGCGATGTCGCGAATCATCCGAGCGCGTGGTTGAAGCGGCGCGTGCGGCTCGAATCGTGGGCGAATGCGCAGAACCAGGCGATCGTCGCCGCGAAAGCCGCACTCGGCCAGTTCGAACCGTATGCGGAGATTCCGTGGTTCTGGTCGGATCAATACGACGTGAACCTGCAGATTCTAGGCGACATTCCCGCCGATGCCGAACTCGTCGTGCGCGGCGATGTCAGCGCGCGCCGCGCGACGCTCTTTCATGTCGCGGACGGGGGCGTGCGCGGCGTGATCGCGATCAACACGCCGCGCGACCTGAAGCTCGCGCGCAAATGGATGACCCAGGGGCGCACGGTCGATGTCGCGGCTCTGGCCGACGCCGACAAAGCGCTTGCCTAA
- a CDS encoding VOC family protein has product MSILGIEQITYGVTDLDTCRRFFADWGMKETAHDETRARFETLNGCTVLAMLANDPSLPPAFEEGPTLREVTWGVATPSDLDTYRVSLKGAQGYYSNDGAVGCIDPNGMAIRIEVTRKRAVDVHGSPSNVWGQTLRVDTPSPIYERAEPVEVGHVVFFTNCLAEQEKFYQERLGFEMSDRYPGRGAFMRCAPHGGHHDIFLLQLPTGKRGLNHVAFTVRDIHEVFGGGMHVSRCGWDTQLGPGRHPVSSAYFWYFQNPAGGLIEYYADEDQLTPEWQPRDFEPGPTVFAEWAIDGGIDGNTRRQKDAKAPEGKFMTERKHD; this is encoded by the coding sequence ATGAGCATTCTCGGCATTGAACAGATCACGTACGGCGTGACGGATCTGGATACCTGTCGGCGCTTTTTCGCCGACTGGGGCATGAAGGAAACCGCGCACGACGAAACGCGCGCGCGCTTCGAAACGTTGAACGGCTGCACGGTGCTCGCGATGCTGGCGAACGATCCGTCGCTGCCGCCCGCATTCGAAGAAGGTCCGACGCTGCGTGAAGTGACGTGGGGTGTCGCGACGCCTTCCGATCTCGATACATACCGCGTGAGCCTGAAAGGCGCGCAGGGCTATTACTCGAACGACGGCGCCGTCGGCTGCATTGATCCGAACGGGATGGCGATCCGCATCGAAGTGACGCGCAAGCGTGCCGTCGACGTGCACGGTTCGCCGTCGAACGTGTGGGGCCAGACGCTGCGCGTCGATACCCCGAGTCCCATCTACGAGCGCGCGGAACCCGTCGAAGTGGGCCACGTCGTGTTCTTCACGAACTGCCTCGCGGAGCAGGAGAAGTTCTATCAGGAACGACTCGGATTCGAAATGTCGGACCGATATCCAGGCCGTGGCGCGTTCATGCGCTGCGCGCCGCACGGCGGCCATCACGACATCTTTTTGCTGCAACTGCCGACAGGCAAGCGCGGGCTGAATCACGTCGCGTTTACCGTGCGCGACATACACGAAGTATTCGGCGGCGGCATGCACGTCAGCCGTTGCGGCTGGGACACGCAACTCGGGCCGGGACGTCACCCCGTTTCGTCCGCGTACTTCTGGTACTTCCAGAATCCGGCGGGCGGCCTGATCGAGTACTACGCCGACGAAGATCAACTCACACCTGAATGGCAGCCGCGCGATTTTGAACCGGGTCCGACCGTGTTCGCCGAATGGGCGATCGACGGCGGCATCGACGGCAACACACGCCGTCAGAAGGACGCGAAGGCGCCGGAAGGCAAGTTCATGACGGAGCGCAAACATGACTGA